The Aminithiophilus ramosus genome contains a region encoding:
- a CDS encoding ABC transporter ATP-binding protein — protein METLLAVKNLSVEVRSGTEGKRLLRDVSFELRKGSCLGILGESGSGKSLTCKSVMGLLGPEYRVSGTVAYKGRDLLSLRREEMRALRGSGIAMILQNPMTAFDPLLSIGSQMVETVRQHGPFSPAEARRRSLDALTLMGLRHPDDVFRQYAHQLSGGMLQRVMIGLALLLGPDLIIADEPTTALDTVTQDEILKEFDRVRRERRCSVLFISHDLGVLARIADDLLVMDRGEVIEQGDLRRICSAPRSRRTGHLFDTRLMLLDAFRKATTPREERSRHEEPLLAPAATGF, from the coding sequence ATGGAAACGCTGCTTGCCGTCAAGAATCTCTCCGTCGAGGTCCGCTCCGGCACTGAGGGAAAAAGGCTGCTCCGGGACGTCTCCTTCGAACTCCGAAAGGGATCCTGCCTGGGGATCCTCGGGGAGAGCGGGAGCGGCAAAAGCCTGACCTGCAAGAGCGTCATGGGCCTTCTCGGCCCGGAGTACCGCGTCAGCGGAACGGTCGCCTACAAGGGCCGCGATCTCCTGTCGCTGCGACGGGAGGAGATGCGCGCGCTCCGGGGATCGGGAATCGCCATGATCCTCCAGAACCCCATGACGGCCTTTGACCCCCTCCTCTCCATCGGCTCCCAGATGGTCGAAACGGTCCGCCAGCACGGCCCCTTCTCCCCTGCCGAGGCACGACGACGCAGTCTCGACGCCCTGACTCTCATGGGTCTCCGCCATCCCGACGACGTCTTCAGGCAGTACGCTCACCAGCTGAGCGGCGGCATGCTCCAGCGCGTCATGATCGGCCTGGCCCTCCTCCTCGGTCCGGACCTGATCATCGCCGACGAGCCGACGACGGCCCTCGACACGGTGACGCAGGACGAGATCCTCAAGGAGTTCGACCGAGTCCGAAGGGAACGGCGCTGTTCGGTCCTCTTCATCTCCCATGACCTGGGCGTCCTGGCCCGCATCGCCGACGACCTGCTCGTCATGGACAGGGGCGAGGTCATCGAACAGGGAGACCTGAGGCGGATCTGTTCCGCCCCCAGGTCGCGGAGGACCGGCCATCTTTTCGACACCCGTCTCATGCTGCTCGACGCCTTCAGAAAGGCGACGACCCCCCGAGAGGAGCGATCGCGCCATGAGGAACCCCTCCTCGCCCCCGCTGCTACGGGCTTCTGA